The Ancylothrix sp. D3o genomic sequence CTCGCGCACTTGCTGCATTTGCAATTTTGGCCATGACTGATATCACTCCAGAGCAAGCAGCAGCTTGTATAACCGATGGATATCAAGATAACGGCCTTGATGCAATTTACTTTGATGAGCTTGAAAAAACTCTATTTTTAGTACAAGCCAAGTGGCATAAGGATGGTAAAGGCAGTATTGACAGCGGAGATAGCCATAAATTTATTCAAGGGATAAAAGATATTCTTGATGTAAGATTTGATCGCTTTAATAAAAAAATAAAAAATCGTTGGTCAGAGATTGACAAAGCTATGAATAACACAGAGACTCGTTTTGTTATGTTACTTGCTCATACAGGTGCAGCGAAATTAAGTCCAGAAATTGAAATAATATTCAATGACTTTATGAAGGAAATTAATGACTCCTCAGATGTTATTGAATTACAAGTTCTTCAGCAAAAAGACTTATATAGCGTGATTAAGGATGGTTTAGGCAAACCAATCAACCTAGAAGTTGTATTAAAAGAATGGGGACAAATAAAAGAACCATTTCTTGCATACTATGGTCGTGTAGCATCCAGTGACGTTGCTAAGTGGTGGAATGATTATCATCCAAGGCTATTTGACAAAAATATTCGCTCATTTTTGAAAACAGAAATTAACCAAGGAATTATTGAATCTTTGTCATCGGAACCAGAAAACTTTTGGTATTTAAACAACGGTATAACGGCCTTATGCAAGACAATTAAGAAAAAGCCTATAGGTGGTTCTTCAAATGATAGTAGTACATTTGTATGTGAAGATGTCACTATTGTCAATGGTGCTCAAACAGTAGGAGCAATTGCCGCCGCAAATGCGAAATCACCTGAGAACGTGGAGCGGGCAACTGTGATGATTAAATTTATATCTCTTGAAAATTGCCCGGAAGATTTTGCCCGTCGTGTAACGCGAACAACAAATACTCAAAATCGTATTGAAAACCGAGACTTTGTTTCACTAGATCCAGAACAAGAACGGTTACAAAATGAATTGAAGATAGACGGAATTGACTATGTTTACAAAGCAGGATATGGTCTCCCAGATACAAACAAAGGTTTTAATTTAACTGAAGCAACAGTCGCTCTTGCCTGTTACTCTAAGCTTTCCTATGCGGTACAAGCAAAAAGCGGCATAGGCGCGCTTTGGGAGGATGTCACGAAAGAACCTTATAAAGCTTTGTTTAATCCAAGCCTTTCCAGTCTTAAACTCTGGCGTCTAGTTCAGGTACATCGTGAAATTGAAAAGAGCCTAGAATTAGAAAAAAATAATTTACAAGGCAAAGAAGCAAAGTTACCTGTGCATGGAAATCGATTTTTAGCTAGACAAGTATTCAATCAACTGACCGCTATCAATTTTAATGATCCAAAAAAGTCTGTAGAACCCCTGATTAGTGAAGTTCCCGAAGTAACTCATCGTGTAGTTGAATTAACAATTTCTGCTATTAATGAACTTTACCCCGACTCATACATTGCCAATCTTTTCAAAAATGTTACAAAATGCCAAGAAATTGAAGATTGGATTAAATCACATTGGACGTAAAATATTATTTTTTATAAAGTTAGGACTTAGTTACTAACCATAAACCCGCCACCAAACACCAAAAATGCAAAACCAACAAAACCTAAACCTACCAACAATGGGATGTGGCACCTGGGCATGGGGCAACCGGCTCCTCTGGGGATACAATCAAAACATGGACGAACAACTCCAACAAGTCTTTAACCTCTGCGTCCAAAACAACATCACCCTATTCGACACCGGCGACTCCTACGGCACCGGCAAACTCAGCGGACGTAGCGAACAACTACTCGGACAATTCACCAAACAATATCACGGCCCCAACCAAAACAACATCTGCATCGCCACAAAACTCGCACCCTACCCCTGGAGACTAACCCGAAACTCCTTCATAAAAGCCGCAGAAAACTCATCAAAACGCATCCACAAAAACATCGACCTAGTACAAATGCACTGGTCAACAGCCAACTACGCACCCTGGCAAGAAATCCCCCTTTTAAACGCACTTTGTGACCTCTACGAACAACAAAAAGTCAAAGCCATTGGCCTCTCAAACTACGGCCCAAAACGCCTAAAACAAATCCATAAACTCTTCAGCCAAAGAAACATCCCCATCACCACATTACAAGTACAATACTCCCTCCTTTCCACCTACCCAATCACCCAACTAAACCTCAAAGAAACCTGCGACGAACTAGGAATAAAAATCATCGCCTACAGCCCCCTAGCCCTCGGACTACTCACCGGCAAATACACCCCAAATACCCCCCTCCCCAAAGGAATCCGCAGCCTAGCATTTTCCCAAATGCTACCAGGAATACAACCCCTACTCAACACCATGCAAGAAATCGCCAACCACCGAAACAAAACCCTCTCACAAATCGCAATCAACTGGTGCATCAGCAAAAACACCATCCCCATCCCCGGCGCCAAAAACCTCAAACAAGCCCAAGAAAACATCGGATCACTCGGCTGGAAACTAGACCAAAACGAAATCGAAGAACTCGACAAAATCGCAGCCGGTGTCCCCAAAAAAATGATACAAAACAACTTCCAAACCAAATAAACTTTGGCTGCAATAAGAAACCAATGCTATCACTCCTATCCCTCTCGCCCCCTAATCAAAATAATCACCCTTTATCAACCCGATCCCAATCAATGGAACGATAATTTCACACAAAGGAAAACCAACCATGAACAACAATGAAAACTTAATCGAACAAAACATCACCTACACCCTAGAAATCGACGGCAAAATTTTCTTAATTGAAAACGTACCCGCCCGCATCAATACAGAAACAGGAGAGCAATATTTCTCCCCATCTACCGTAGAACGCTTGCAACAAATTATCCTCAACCAAGAACAACCAAGCCGGTTTGTAGAAACCCCCGTCTACAACTTTGCCGCCTAAAAAACCCTCACCCCTTAACCCCTTCCAAACCAAATAAAAACCCCCAAGCCATCCCCATCACCACCTTTATCACCATTAATAAATACACCCAATCCCCAGAAAAAACATCCCCTTATGAGAAATTATCATCTTCACTTTCCATTACCAAATCCAAAGCAAATACAAGAGCTTCCTTAATTTTCAGCATCACATCTCCTGGCAAAACTCCTAACTTACGCTCAAGCCGAACAGTTGCCACCGAACCCAAACCCTGCACATTTGCCACCGAATTTTTATCAAGAAAAGACACATTTGGAATAGCCACCTCATACTCACTTCCTCGATTTTGAGTAGTCAAAGGAACATACACAACCAAAGCACGCGGAGGATTAGCATCATAGCGAGACACAATCACAACAGGACGCATCTTAGCAGCCAAACCTAAATCAACCAACCAAACCTCACCCGGATTCGGATTCATCAAGTAAATCTAACACCTCTTGCTCAACAACTCGTGAACGCAGAATATCTAGCGTATCCCTATCCGCCATATCCATAATTTCCGCCACATATTGCCGCACTTGTTCAGCAACATCTGGCCTCCACTCACGCAACTTTGCCTCTAACTTTTCCACCAAAGCATCCATCCAAACCTCCATTCCTAGACCTTTACTTTCTCTATCTTAATATCAAAAAATCTCCAACAAATTCCCTCACCCCTTAACCCCCTTAAAACGCACCTTAGCCCCCTCAAAAGCCTCACGCATCACCGCCTGAATCCGTTCAGGATCAGGCACCTTCCCCCCCAACAAATCCCCAAAATAAACACAAGCCCCCTCACCCAAAGCCCAAGTATAAGCAAACGCCCAAGAAGCAGCAATCGCACTTCCCAACCCCGGAATAAACTTCACCAACTCCCTACCTATAGCCTGTGCTAAAAACCCACCCGCAATCGCACTCACAACCCCCCCAGCTTGAGAAGGATTCAACGTTTGACCATATAACTTACCCAACAAACCCACCATCGAAACCTGAACCGCAGTCAACACCGGCATCGTCGTAAAAGGCAAAGGCACCGCCGCCAAACCACCGGCCATAATCGCAAACGGCAAAATATAACGCCGCCCCGCCTCCCGATATACATTCCCCAAATCCCGGCCTGCCTTCTCATCTAACAACTGATAAATCGCCCCCGCCTCCGCAGAAGGCAACAACTCCGCCAACGCATCCCGAAAAGCCTCCAAGCCATAAAAAACCGGCCTATAACCATCCTCCTCCAAAGTAAAATCAACCATCACCGCCCCATCATACAAACCCGCAAACCCCCCCTTAATCGCCTCAAACGCCCGCACAACCTCCTCAAACTGCGGCGGATAAATTGGATGATCCACCACATCCGCCGGATACAAATCATGCAAACAAGTCACCGCCAACAAACAAGGAATCTCAGGAAACTGCTTCCTTAAACCCGCAGCAATCTCCCTTAAACTATCCGTCGCAAAATCCGTACACCTTACCGTCAAAATCAAAACCCTAGCCCGTTTACTAGGCAACCTCAACTCCCCCACCAACTCCCCAATCACCCCCTCCGTCTCCAAACTCACATCCCCCAAACCCACCGTATCCGTAAAAATCAACAACGGCAGATCCTCAGACGGATAAGCATAACGTTCCGTATGTTGCGTATGCGGACGAAACCCTTGGCCAATAATCTCCGCCGAAACCCCCGTCAACCCCCGCACAATCGAACTCTTACCCGCCTGCGGCTTCCCAATCAACAACGCCTCCGTTGTTGGCAACTCCGACCTCACCCTATCCAAAATCTCAGCCAAACGCTCATCACTCACACTAAACCATTGCGTAACCAACTGATTCGCCTGATCCACCGGCAACCGTTTCCGAATCTGGGTCGCCGCATCACCCCACAACGAACCCAGCCGGTTTTTCCACATATCCACCTGCCCACCTACCTGCTTAGAATCCCCATCCTTTTTATCAGTCATCGTCACACCACCCAATCAATAAACAACAAAACACCCAACACTTATTATTAGTATTGTAAAAAATTCCCTTCTTAACCCCTAACAGCCAAATTCTCAAAAAACAACCACTACACCCCCCCAGCCGGTATATAATAAGAGGCTGTCAGAATTTGAAAACCTATGAAAGCCCAAGAAATAATTCGCTCCATAGAAGCGGAACAACTCAAAACCAACCTCCCCGACATCCAAATCGGAGACACCGTAAAAGTCGCAGTCAAAATCGTAGAAGGCGGCAAAGAACGCATCCAACCCTACGAAGGCACAGTCATCGCCAAAGGCAGCAGCGGCCTCACCAAAACCATCACCGTCCGCCGCATCTTCCAAGGAGTCGGAGTCGAACGAGTCTTCCTCATCCACTCCCCCCGCATCGACAGCATCCAAATCTTGCGCCGCAGCAAAGTCCGCCGCGCCAAACTTTACTTCCTGCGTGACCGCGTTGGTAAAGCCACCAGACTCAAACAACGCTTTGACCGGCCCCTCACCTAAAAAAAAATCAAAAAAAATCGCTTGGCAGTCTAGTAAAAATTTAAAAACCGGTTTATACTAGATAAGGCAAAGGCAAAATGCCAAGCAAAACGCCTGTGCGCTCTTAGTTCAGTTGGTAGAACGCAGGTCTCCAAAACCTGATGTCGGGAGTTCGAGTCTTCCAGGGCGCGCTGAACCACCGATCAAAAAATCCTACCCGAAAGGAAACACGGGCTTAGTGCGAAAGCACCAGCATCGTCAACCTTCGGGTAGGATTATTATGAGAACGGTTCAAAAAGGCAAAGCTCCTCTTGTCCGGCTGGAAGTTAAAAAATAACATCGCCCCAAGGGAACTTTCGGAAAAAAGCCGGTCGCCGCACACAGAGAGAGGTTAGTCATTGTGGCCAAAAAAAACGAAGCCGAAATACAACAAGAAACCCCAACAGGGTTTAGCCTCGTAAAATTTTTTGATGAAACCAAAGAAGAACTGGGAAAAGTCGTATGGCCTTCCCGACAGCAAGTAATCAGCGAATCCGTAGCAGTATTGCTAATGGTAACGCTCGTTGCAACCTTCATTTATTTGGTGGATAACTTCTTTAGCTGGGCCTCAACGCAGGTATTTGGATGATGTTTGCATCGGACGAAACAAGCGAACAAAATCAGACGCAAGATATGCCAGAACTCAACGTGACAAAAGAGCCACGTTGGTACGCTGTGCAAGTTGCCTCTGGGTGTGAAAAAAGGGTAAAAGCAAACTTGGAACAGCGCATCGAAACCCTCGATGTCGCAGACAAAATCATCCAAGTAGAAATCCCGCAGACACCGGCGATTAAAATCCGAAAAGACGGCTCACGCTCACAGTCCGACGAAAAAGTATTTCCGGGCTATGTGTTAGTGAAAATGGCGATGGATGACAATAGCTGGCAAGTAGTCAAAAACACCCCAAACGTCATTAACTTTGTCGGAGCCGAACAAAAACGCCGCTACGGAAGAGGAAGAGGTCACGTTACCCCCGTACCCCTATCCAACTCAGAAGTAGAACGAATATTCCGGCAAGCCCGCGAACAAGAGCCAGTTGTCAAAATCAACATGGTAGTGGGCGACAAAGTAATAGTGCTATCAGGGCCCTTTAAAGACTTTGAAGGCGAAGTCATAGAAGTAAGCCCCGAACGCAGCAAACTAAAAGTGTTACTCTCCATTTTTGGACGAGAAACCCCCGTAGAATTGGAATTTAACCAAGTTCAGAAACAGAACTGAGTCGAGCAATGGCAAAAAAAATAGTCGCGGTCATTAAATTGGCCATCACGGCAGGCAAAGCCAACCCAGCCCCCCCAATCGGGCCGGCCCTCGGTCAGCACGGCGTTAACATTATGATGTTCTGCAAAGAATACAACGCCAGAACCGCAGACCAAGCAGGCTTAGTCGTGCCGGTAGAAATTTCCGTCTTTGAAGACAGAAGCTTCACCTTCATTCTCAAAACCCCACCG encodes the following:
- a CDS encoding AIPR family protein is translated as MSIIHISQIEAKLKSLFENLIDISDFSNKPPSDQESLFLTRALAAFAILAMTDITPEQAAACITDGYQDNGLDAIYFDELEKTLFLVQAKWHKDGKGSIDSGDSHKFIQGIKDILDVRFDRFNKKIKNRWSEIDKAMNNTETRFVMLLAHTGAAKLSPEIEIIFNDFMKEINDSSDVIELQVLQQKDLYSVIKDGLGKPINLEVVLKEWGQIKEPFLAYYGRVASSDVAKWWNDYHPRLFDKNIRSFLKTEINQGIIESLSSEPENFWYLNNGITALCKTIKKKPIGGSSNDSSTFVCEDVTIVNGAQTVGAIAAANAKSPENVERATVMIKFISLENCPEDFARRVTRTTNTQNRIENRDFVSLDPEQERLQNELKIDGIDYVYKAGYGLPDTNKGFNLTEATVALACYSKLSYAVQAKSGIGALWEDVTKEPYKALFNPSLSSLKLWRLVQVHREIEKSLELEKNNLQGKEAKLPVHGNRFLARQVFNQLTAINFNDPKKSVEPLISEVPEVTHRVVELTISAINELYPDSYIANLFKNVTKCQEIEDWIKSHWT
- a CDS encoding aldo/keto reductase, producing the protein MQNQQNLNLPTMGCGTWAWGNRLLWGYNQNMDEQLQQVFNLCVQNNITLFDTGDSYGTGKLSGRSEQLLGQFTKQYHGPNQNNICIATKLAPYPWRLTRNSFIKAAENSSKRIHKNIDLVQMHWSTANYAPWQEIPLLNALCDLYEQQKVKAIGLSNYGPKRLKQIHKLFSQRNIPITTLQVQYSLLSTYPITQLNLKETCDELGIKIIAYSPLALGLLTGKYTPNTPLPKGIRSLAFSQMLPGIQPLLNTMQEIANHRNKTLSQIAINWCISKNTIPIPGAKNLKQAQENIGSLGWKLDQNEIEELDKIAAGVPKKMIQNNFQTK
- a CDS encoding YgiT-type zinc finger protein; this translates as MNNNENLIEQNITYTLEIDGKIFLIENVPARINTETGEQYFSPSTVERLQQIILNQEQPSRFVETPVYNFAA
- a CDS encoding type II toxin-antitoxin system PemK/MazF family toxin, which produces MNPNPGEVWLVDLGLAAKMRPVVIVSRYDANPPRALVVYVPLTTQNRGSEYEVAIPNVSFLDKNSVANVQGLGSVATVRLERKLGVLPGDVMLKIKEALVFALDLVMESEDDNFS
- a CDS encoding YcjF family protein: MWKNRLGSLWGDAATQIRKRLPVDQANQLVTQWFSVSDERLAEILDRVRSELPTTEALLIGKPQAGKSSIVRGLTGVSAEIIGQGFRPHTQHTERYAYPSEDLPLLIFTDTVGLGDVSLETEGVIGELVGELRLPSKRARVLILTVRCTDFATDSLREIAAGLRKQFPEIPCLLAVTCLHDLYPADVVDHPIYPPQFEEVVRAFEAIKGGFAGLYDGAVMVDFTLEEDGYRPVFYGLEAFRDALAELLPSAEAGAIYQLLDEKAGRDLGNVYREAGRRYILPFAIMAGGLAAVPLPFTTMPVLTAVQVSMVGLLGKLYGQTLNPSQAGGVVSAIAGGFLAQAIGRELVKFIPGLGSAIAASWAFAYTWALGEGACVYFGDLLGGKVPDPERIQAVMREAFEGAKVRFKGVKG
- the rplS gene encoding 50S ribosomal protein L19 → MKAQEIIRSIEAEQLKTNLPDIQIGDTVKVAVKIVEGGKERIQPYEGTVIAKGSSGLTKTITVRRIFQGVGVERVFLIHSPRIDSIQILRRSKVRRAKLYFLRDRVGKATRLKQRFDRPLT
- the secE gene encoding preprotein translocase subunit SecE, translating into MAKKNEAEIQQETPTGFSLVKFFDETKEELGKVVWPSRQQVISESVAVLLMVTLVATFIYLVDNFFSWASTQVFG
- the nusG gene encoding transcription termination/antitermination protein NusG translates to MMFASDETSEQNQTQDMPELNVTKEPRWYAVQVASGCEKRVKANLEQRIETLDVADKIIQVEIPQTPAIKIRKDGSRSQSDEKVFPGYVLVKMAMDDNSWQVVKNTPNVINFVGAEQKRRYGRGRGHVTPVPLSNSEVERIFRQAREQEPVVKINMVVGDKVIVLSGPFKDFEGEVIEVSPERSKLKVLLSIFGRETPVELEFNQVQKQN
- the rplK gene encoding 50S ribosomal protein L11, translated to MAKKIVAVIKLAITAGKANPAPPIGPALGQHGVNIMMFCKEYNARTADQAGLVVPVEISVFEDRSFTFILKTPPASVLIAKAAKIERGSGEPNRKKVGSITTAQLREIAQTKLPDLNANDIDAAMKIVAGTARNMGVTVVEA